The Drosophila mauritiana strain mau12 chromosome 2R, ASM438214v1, whole genome shotgun sequence genome has a segment encoding these proteins:
- the LOC117138336 gene encoding uncharacterized protein LOC117138336 — protein MSKLSFRARHLDPSKQMPIYLAEELPDLPEYSAINRAVPQMPSGMEKEEESEHHLQRAICTGLIIPTPEVLQTDQPFYDAYYPPDYKMPRQMIHMQPLGLDTEVPDYDMDSADEDWLSQQQRLELTELKFEQMMDRLEKSSGQTVVTLNEAKSLLNQDDETSISVYDYWLNKRLKMQHPLILTVKTESRPGASSNNPYLAFRRRTEKMQTRKNRKNDEASYEKMLKLRRDLQRATTILEMVRRREETKRDHLKMTVNIFEKRVEMRDFNGAVYSELNSQYKNTRPAYNPLYTNQYSQGAAAVGTAGAILAALPTGLLPGGAGAAGNANVFGSASQYLNSSNLTMDAISGSGNGNSSRKEKRPYKKRKHKLPRDKQQHQQQQPQQHQQQQYLPASGGAGVSPAHHLPHHLHHLSRQQSASPAANDSIADSEEEDYFGAGAQNGNKLGSESEEESPFAFRRRSSCVYLPTRQRDGRYPWDSADEEMAPSGACSDAKYRYTLTSLNYPRPRCIGFARRRLGRGGRILLDRATTNFDDFWSQLDYTVMETVAVKKCSDKMKQGDPDQLCKPSSPPTVVDLVPTGKPVDGEHPVPDLIKEEAPSDTEKPAAATESGRESKERELEEKYENDVDDEFVASDDENVSRLGIYSSAVTLPQSCADLRQKRRRLRRKKQQLRELNAAKRLKRSSEAMATAEDVQLEEEDTKPDLRPLPRAYLQRLALVLGQKLKVEEGKNTEVSENMAPELLEMNDPEPLQSPRANHQQHHRSNHNNNNNTVLNNNNSSSSNVMNKDVSISEKINVIKQEEEELVGGESEDQPVASTSAAAAAARAAEAAAAAEAAASTGTLAAPNPGPSLEEVAKTIKREMIDADDSNEPLSSIRTAAVLLSAQTSVSELMDDEAEDDVNLAQLSSIIRHTAVKKELEAQQHQQQVQHEQMQAARKMEEDEAAPCLNQLPDVIRLRNIRNSQVHARPKDLFVQAPVDEEFNADYMGGLSPTSSQRLDICNELLSEIRRDWLHFRPKTPTDELSDSQDCEVGKTCDSHAVDWTQDTPISVELNRLGKREAEESDSSSYFLSSGFKYRDLESDAQLLQTVQAQDYARGSSKSPNCSGSGSGSALEFNLSGGDSLNDINNLLGDDDDDNHEHMLDNILQECVMDDPKALNQATSFWNGILDGEAAVDEVEIDDQLLDCIDEKKPKGAADSSKRAGRNRKARLNQASVGSSAFTVCPTAETLKERELFFSQAPPVGVPPKEEPPAEVEQPEVVVKETANLPVKVEAVEKPQSEVVPVVPQPQQLQPQAITLPTTQLINIPAQISTQKQQQQPQVTQLLNQFANSGPQIIARTEYGGGAAVGDIVTITPHTGSSPLPTLTAQQQLQHQLAQAQLRNVTVQQRQATPQNPNQNQNPQQQLLFQMQRDPSRSLTPLQAAGAGATGNHLIYTTSCGEIVTAGAAASASQKVTYAIQKAGVSTGGATTASIGPNTVITLSNVKVQNDDISSGGSGNSGSSVNIINTASGQQLAVHSIAGMQQQGQQQVQQVTTSTPLLVATPTRNNVQQQQQQLVQQQPIVWRQVSGTNTAVATTAVLSTTVDSSPKAVTNQILWTSRATQKRQLNGPENTDINKLLLNRKLPRKQQIQQQHQQIQLTKQQLQQLVQHEELDDLVATSTGNSGDQMETGDGLQQQQQLQKLSKVIKVSQFPLLVDVSLQQQQSVSGQAQQQQLKPNSAAAIAANHNYSLHPASTAIITAQATPQQANKIFLTSSNSGGGGSAGNFTIATASELQAAAAGQKLHYKELPNSNLKLNFVSSAGTGEQTQQVGATTVLLNKSQQQQQQQQHQKLKTLATTGNSQTGQGDKRVLYTSLLNVKPLQKNNSGQMQMQLGPGGLQQVLRGRLNNSAIITRTLPLGTTVNSTGGAVGPTTTTIRQLVTTNANNVSSQDGNLLSAKEVGKALTVEQVIASANNGGVVLPTSNNNNNNNGSGAGGNGGPLNSGVNATGAGGGGSAGAGVGGAGVTSTINR, from the exons ATGTCCAAGCTGTCGTTCAGAGCCCGCCATTTGGATCCGTCCAAGCAGATGCCCATCTACTTGGCGGAGGAGCTGCCCGACCTGCCCGAGTACTCAGCCATCAACCGGGCAGTGCCTCAAATGCCCAGTGGCatggagaaggaggaggagtcg GAGCACCACTTGCAGCGAGCGATATGCACGGGTCTGATCATCCCTACGCCCGAGGTGCTGCAGACGGATCAGCCCTTCTACGATGCCTACTATCCGCCGGACTACAAGATGCCCCGCCAAATGATCCACATGCAAC CTCTTGGGCTGGATACCGAGGTCCCTGACTACGACATGGACAGTGCCGATGAGGACTGGCTCAGTCAGCAGCAGCGCCTGGAGCTCACCGAACTCAAGTTCGAGCAGATGATGGACCGACTGGAGAAGAGCTCCGGCCAAACGGTGGTCACGCTAAACGAGGCCAAGTCGCTGCTTAACCAGGACGACGAGACCAGCATATCCGTCTACGATTACTGGCTGAACAAACGCCTCAAGATG CAACACCCGCTGATCCTCACTGTGAAAACTGAGAGTCGACCAGGCGCCAGCTCCAACAATCCGTACTTGGCTTTTCGTCGTCGCACCGAGAAAATGCAAACGCGCAAAAATCGAAAGAACGACGAGGCCTCCTACGAAAAGATGCTCAAGCTGCG ACGTGACCTGCAGCGCGCCACCACTATACTGGAGATGGTGAGGCGACGCGAGGAGACGAAGCGCGATCATCTCAAGATGACGGTGAACATCTTCGAGAAGCGCGTTGAGATGCGCGACTTCAACGGTGCTGTCTACTCCGAGCTGAATTCTCAGTACAAGAACACAAG ACCCGCGTATAATCCATTGTATACGAATCAATACTCACAAGGGGCGGCGGCGGTGGGAACGGCTGGTGCCATTCTAGCCGCCCTGCCCACGGGTCTGCTGCCGGGCGGTGCTGGAGCGGCAGGCAATGCGAATGTCTTTGGCTCAGCGTCGCAGTACCTGAACTCGTCGAATCTGACAATGG ATGCCATCAGTGGCAGTGGGAATGGGAACAGCAGTCGCAAGGAGAAGCGTCCTTACAAGAAGCGCAAGCACAAATTGCCCCGCGacaagcagcagcaccagcagcagcaaccgcagcagcaccagcaacaacagtatTTGCCGGCGTCTGGTGGCGCCGGAGTCTCGCCCGCGCATCACCTGCCCCACCATCTGCACCACCTCAGCAGGCAGCAGAGTGCCTCGCCGGCAGCCAACGACTCCATTGCGGAcagcgaggaggaggactACTTTGGAGCCGGTGCCCAGAATGGCAACAAGCTGGGCTCCGAGAGCGAAGAGGAGTCGCCGTTTGCATTTAGGCGCAGATCAAGCTGTGTTTACCTACCG ACTCGACAACGAGATGGTCGCTATCCGTGGGACTCAGCCGACGAGGAGATGGCGCCCAGTGGTGCTTGCTCGGATGCTAAGTACCGTTACACACTGACCTCCCTCAATTATCCCAG ACCACGCTGCATTGGCTTCGCACGTCGTCGATTGGGTCGTGGCGGTCGCATCCTGCTGGACCGGGCCACAACGAATTTCGACGACTTTTGGTCGCAGCTTGACTACACGGTGATGGAAACCGTGGCGGTCAAAAAATGTAGCGATAAAATGAAGCAAGGGGATCCCGATCAGCTGTGCAAGCCCAGTTCACCGCCCACGGTGGTGGATCTGGTTCCCACTGGAAAGCCAGTCGATGGTGAGCATCCTGTTCCTGATCTGATAAAGGAGGAGGCGCCAAGCGATACAGAGAAGCCTGCTGCTGCGACGGAATCTGGGCGGGAGAGCAAAGAACGGGAGCTTGAGGAGAAATATGAGAACGATGTAGATGATGAATTCGTAGCCAGTGACGATGAGAATGTGTCACGGCTTGGAATCTACAGCTCAGCGGTTACGTTACCTCAAAGTTGTGCTGATCTTCGCCAGAAACGTCGCCGCCTGCGTCGCAAGAAGCAACAGTTGCGAGAACTTAATGCCGCAAAGCGTCTAAAGAGGTCTTCGGAAGCGATGGCAACCGCTGAAGATGTTCAACTGGAGGAAGAGGACACTAAACCAGATCTGCGTCCATTACCCAGGGCCTACCTTCAGCGTTTGGCATTGGTTCTGGGACAAAAACTAAAGGTGGAAGAGGGTAAGAACACGGAAGTTTCTGAGAATATGGCGCCAGAGTTGCTGGAAATGAATGATCCGGAGCCGCTGCAGTCCCCGCGAGCCAATCATCAGCAACACCACCGTtccaaccacaacaacaacaacaataccgtgttgaacaacaacaatagtaGTAGTAGTAACGTTATGAATAAGGATGTTAGCATAAGCGAAAAAATCAATGTGATaaagcaggaggaggaggagctcgTCGGCGGCGAAAGCGAGGATCAACCGGTAGCCTCCACCTCGGCGGCAGCGGCCGCCGCTCGTGCCGCTGAAGCAGCCGCTGCAGCGGAGGCAGCCGCATCGACGGGCACGCTTGCGGCACCGAATCCGGGACCATCGCTGGAGGAGGTGGCTAAGACGATAAAGCGCGAGATGATCGATGCCGACGACTCCAATGAGCCCCTGAGCAGCATTCGTACAGCAGCTGTCCTGCTGTCCGCGCAGACCTCCGTCTCCGAACTCATGGACGATGAAGCGGAGGACGATGTCAATCTCGCCCAGCTGAGCAGTATCATCCGGCATACGGCGGTCAAGAAGGAACTGGAGGcccagcagcatcagcaacaggTACAGCATGAACAGATGCAGGCCGCCAGGAAGATGGAAGAGGATGAAGCTGCTCCCTGTCTGAACCAGCTGCCGGACGTGATTCGCTTGCGAAATATCCGCAACAGCCAAGTGCATGCGAGGCCGAAGGACCTGTTTGTACAAGCTCCTGTTGACGAAGAATTCAATGCAGACTACATGGGTGGACTGTCGCCCACTTCCAGCCAGCGTCTAGACATCTGCAATGAACTGCTTTCGGAGATCCGGCGCGATTGGCTTCACTTCCGGCCCAAAACTCCCACAGATGAGCTGTCCGATAGCCAAGATTGCGAAGTGGGTAAGACGTGTGATAGTCACGCTGTCGACTGGACGCAGGACACGCCCATAAGTGTGGAACTAAATCGCTTAGGAAAGCGAGAAGCAGAGGAAAGCGATTCTAGCTCGTACTTCTTGAGCAGTGGCTTTAAATACAGGGATCTCGAGTCAGATGCCCAATTGCTGCAAACGGTCCAAGCTCAGGACTACGCTCGCGGCAGCAGCAAGAGTCCAAACTGCTCTGGGTCAGGGTCAGGATCTGCGCTAGAGTTTAACCTCAGTGGTGGTGACTCCCTAAACGATATCAACAACCTGTTGggcgatgacgacgacgacaaccACGAGCATATGCTAGACAACATCCTGCAGGAGTGCGTTATGGATGATCCCAAGGCATTGAACCAAGCTACTAGTTTTTGGAACGGTATCCTAGATGGCGAGGCAGCCGTGGACGAAGTGGAAATCGACGATCAGCTGTTGGATTGTATAGACGAGAAGAAACCCAAGGGTGCAGCCGATTCATCGAAGCGCGCGGGTCGCAACCGCAAGGCAAGATTGAATCAAGCTTCAGTGGGTAGCTCCGCCTTTACTGTGTGTCCCACGGCGGAGACTCTAAAGGAACGAGAACTTTTCTTCAGTCAAGCTCCTCCTGTTGGAGTCCCTCCCAAAGAGGAACCGCCAGCAGAAGTTGAACAGCCGGAAGTTGTGGTCAAGGAAACAGCGAATTTGCCTGTGAAGGTTGAGGCGGTTGAGAAACCCCAGTCGGAGGTTGTTCCCGTTGTCCCACAGCCGCAACAGCTTCAGCCGCAGGCTATTACATTGCCCACGACGCAGCTGATCAACATACCCGCCCAGATAAGCacgcaaaagcagcagcagcagccacaggTGACGCAATTGCTCAATCAGTTTGCCAACTCTGGTCCGCAGATCATCGCACGCACAGAATAcggcggaggagcagctgtGGGCGATATAGTGACCATAACCCCGCACACGGGGAGCAGTCCACTCCCCACACTCACCGCccagcaacaactgcagcatCAATTGGCACAAGCTCAACTCCGAAATGTGACCGTCCAGCAGCGACAGGCGACACCTCAAAACCCCAATCAAAATCAGAATCCCCAGCAGCAGTTACTCTTCCAAATGCAGCGGGATCCCTCGCGCTCCCTGACGCCCCTACAAGCTGCCGGCGCTGGCGCCACTGGCAACCATTTGATCTACACAACAAGCTGCGGCGAGATTGTCACAGCAGGAGCTGCAGCTTCTGCCTCTCAGAAGGTCACATATGCCATCCAGAAAGCCGGAGTCTCAACTGGAGGAGCAACCACCGCTTCAATTGGACCCAACACAGTCATCACGCTGTCCAATGTAAAGGTGCAGAACGATGATATCTCCTCTGGTGGTAGTGGCAACTCAGGATCCAGTGTGAACATCATCAACACGGCCAGTGGCCAGCAGTTAGCCGTGCACAGCATTGCCGGCATGCAACAGCAGGGCCAACAACAGGTGCAACAGGTGACCACCAGTACGCCTTTGCTTGTCGCCACACCCACTCGCAACAatgtgcagcagcaacagcagcagttggTGCAGCAGCAACCGATTGTTTGGCGCCAGGTGAGCGGGACGAACACGGCGGTGGCCACCACAGCAGTGCTCTCTACCACGGTGGACTCCTCGCCGAAGGCGGTAACCAACCAGATCCTCTGGACCAGCCGGGCCACCCAGAAAAGGCAGCTTAACGGGCCAGAGAACACAG ACATCAACAAACTTCTTCTCAATCGGAAGTTGCCGCGCAAGCAGCAGATACAACAACAGCACCAACAGATTCAACTGACCAAGCAGCAGCTTCAACAATTGGTGCAGCATGAGGAATTGGATGACTTGGTGGCCACATCGACGGGCAACAGTGGCGATCAGATGGAAACCGGCGACGgcctgcagcaacaacagcagctgcagaAGCTCAGCAAGGTGATCAAGGTGTCACAGTTTCCACTGCTCGTGGATGTAagtctgcagcagcagcagtcggtGTCTGGCCAagctcagcagcagcaattaaAGCCCAACTCTGCGGCGGCGATTGCAGCTAATCACAACTACAGCCTGCACCCTGCCTCAACGGCTATTATCACCGCCCAGGCGACACCCCAGCAGGCCAACAAGATCTTCCtgaccagcagcaacagtggtGGAGGCGGATCCGCTGGTAACTTTACCATCGCCACTGCCAGCGAACTGCAGGCGGCGGCAGCCGGCCAAAAGCTCCACTACAAGGAGCTGCCTAACTCCAATCTCAAGCTTAACTTTGTGAGCAGTGCGGGGACGGGTGAGCAAACGCAGCAGGTGGGCGCCACAACAGTGCTGCTGAACAAatcacaacagcagcagcaacaacagcagcatcagaAGCTGAAAACATTGGCCACTACGGGAAATTCGCAAACTGGCCAGGGCGACAAACGTGTGCTGTACACCAGTCTGCTGAATGTGAAACCGCTGCAGAAGAACAACAGTGGTCAGATGCAGATGCAACTGGGACCGGGAGGATTGCAGCAGGTGCTCCGTGGACGACTCAACAATTCGGCGATCATTACTAGAACGCTGCCGCTGGGCACCACTGTTAACAGTACCGGCGGTGCTGTAGGTCCTACCACCACGACTATTAGGCAGTTGGTTACCACGAATGCGAACAACGTGAGCAGCCAAGATGGCAACTTACTGAGTGCAAAGGAAGTGGGGAAAGCCCTGACAGTGGAGCAGGTGATAGCCAGCGCAAACAACGGAGGAGTTGTACTGCCCacgagcaacaacaataataacaacaatggCAGTGGAGCTGGCGGAAATGGAGGACCTTTGAACAGCGGTGTCAATGCCACGGGAGCTGGCGGAGGAGGATCGGCAGGCGCGGGTGTTGGGGGAGCTGGTGTGACGTCCACCATCAACAGATGA